Genomic window (Candidatus Methylomirabilota bacterium):
GGCGCTAAATCCCGAGCACCTTGGTTTGGACATTGTACTCGGTGAGCGCCTCACGCAGACTTGGCGAGCCTTGCGGTTTGGTCATCGAGTCTCCTGATTGCCTCCTGGATGAGATCAACCGTAGAACTCTCAAAATACGCCTCCCCACATTGGAAACATACATAGGCCGGCATGGCGTCGAGAAGCAGGTGGTACCCCTTGCGATCCACGTGAAATGGTGCCGCACCGACTTTCATCTCCCCCTGACAGTAAATGCACTTCATTTCGGTCTCCTTGTCCTGGGGCCTGGCTCCCAATCCTCCGCGGACGGCACATAGGCCGTTATGCCTTTGCCTGATCTGGCCCCCGCTGGCGGAGGAGGCGCCGGAGCAGCTTGCTGGTGCCGGGGCCGCCGGGGCCGGTAGCACGGGGCATCCGATCCACGAACTCCACCTCCCGCGGTAGTTTGTACACGGCCAACTTCCCTATGCAGAACTCGATCAGTTCCGCCTTGAGGGCTTCGGAAGGCTGGTGACCGGCTTTAAGTACAACAAAGGCCTTCGTCCGCTGCCCCATGACGGGGTCAGGCTGGCCGACCACGCCGACATCGGCCACGGCCGTGTGGGTCAGCAGGACATCTTCGATCTCTTCAGGGCCGATCCGGTATCCGGAGCTCTTGATCAGGTCATCCTCGCGTGTGAGAAACGAGATGTAACCATCTTCGTCCATGCTGACCATATCCCCGGCGCGACACCAGCCGTCCGTTACGACGCGCCGTTGCGCTTCCGAATCGCGCCAGTAGACGGTCCCCGTTGGACCCCTGGCCAGCAACTCACCGGGTTCGCCAGGCTGACAATCTCTCCCCTCTTCGTTGACCACCCTGAGCTCGTAGCCGGCAACGGCGGGGCCGATCGATCCCGGCTTGACCTTTCTCGGCCCGGCCGAGCTGGCAAACACGAACATCAGCTCCGTGGTCCCGAGTCCCTCAAAGATCTCGAGACCGAACCTGGCCTTCCAGTCATAATAGGTCTGAGCCGTCAACGACTCCCCGCCGCCTGTGCACAGCTTGAGCGAAC
Coding sequences:
- a CDS encoding YgiT-type zinc finger protein, which translates into the protein MKCIYCQGEMKVGAAPFHVDRKGYHLLLDAMPAYVCFQCGEAYFESSTVDLIQEAIRRLDDQTARLAKSA